aatcaccattgtcttcctcttcatcgttgtcactatcatacgcaccatcatcgtttctatcccgcccttcgtcatcactaaaaccttccccatgtctagtccatcttgtatacgtcatggacatacctgaacaattgcagtgatcctcgactgtttttatatcctgacgtatcagatttaggcagtccttgcaagggcacaagattggttcatctgtattgtccaagtgttctcgcgcaaacttgatgaaatccctaacacctgccatgtactttgttgtgaacttcttggtgccatcagttatccaacttcgatccattgcctacaattcagttaagaacatgccaacgttcttcagaacagatcttgacaactgattaaaaaatctagacctaacgaacaatcaggagaactcactgatgatgcgtctcgccgccaccacaatggagccttcacgaaattcttctcacctcgacgagaaccctagtcgattcgactgttagcaagatcacctatataggccgtgtctgctagcggcgcgacttaaatGAGGCACCCTtggccgacataaatattaataagggaattattatgtcgtaacatctagatcacaccattgaaataaatatgtagaatagactagttacggatccagatcaaaattccatatctaccttagcggtaagactccgcgtcggtcacgccaaagccctggttcgattcttccaaaccacaatttttacttaattaaatatgttcctaacaagtgggtcacgcatgatatataaaactaataacatttaataaagtaacttagtattatttcgtcaccacgatctttgatttcgtcacctattaacagacacgatggaagcccttcccgcttgggtaatgggtgacgtttttttgttgacgaaaaatcataccgtcaagcattacattaaatgcttgacgaaagatgaattcgtcacctatgaggacacatccatgacggtatgcatttttgtcaccagggttttcgtcaacaaatcccccatctcttgtagtgCCAGGCGGCTGTCGTTGGCGGCCTCCCTCCAAATCCATGGGGGATTTTGGTCTGGACATCGTCGACGGCTTCGCCTTTCGATAAGGTGCCTAGGAGTCTTCAGCTGTTGAGAAGGTGTTCTTCttgcctccttggccggccatggtggcgggGGAGGTGGGCGTAGAGGCAGACTGCTTGGTCTCTTTCGGTCTgaccggccgtggaggcgaggggaCAGGAGGTACCAAGCAGCCATACTTCTCTTCTTTGCTGATGATGCAGTTCTCGTTGCGGCCGTCTTTCTCTCTCACTTTCTCAAGTCCCATGGTGGTGGCTTGGTGCTGAGATTTGACTGACGGTAGTGGCGGTTTTTGGAGCTCTTCTCCGATGCTTCCTGGCGTCGGACTGTATGACAGTAGGGCTGTCGCTCTGTTGCTGCTCTGCTCCGGCCGGCGGAGTTCCTGTGCTTCGTCTCCAAGTGGTTTGTCCCCGGAGAGGTTGCCGCAGTCCGCCACCCCAGCTCGatctggaggaggaagatggaggACTGTATCGCGTTTTAGTTTCTCCCTTAGGGTCCTCTTTGCTTTTTTCCATGACCCCTGTGTAATTCTGGTATCTTCTAGGGTTATCTTGTACTCCAGATTATTAATGCAGCTTTGTCGAGTTTCCACCCGACGGAActtgttcaaaaaaaatcaaTCGAGGCCAGCTCTTGCCCAATTAGACTCCAATACTAATCAATGTTGCTGCTTGGCCGCGCTGCTAGCTGCTGACGCGCCGCCTGCTGTGTGTGTTCGCCGCGTGCGCCGCCTGCAGCCATGAGCTTGGTTAGCGATGCATAATTTTTAACACAGTAGCTAGAAATCGCCGGCTGGAGGTGGTTGTACGGACGGCGGCGCTGAAGGAGCAGTGAGAAATCCGTTCAGTTTTGGGCCTGTAAACTGTCTTTGGGTCTGTATTAGTAGGGGTCGAGTGTTAAACTTTTCGGGCCCCTGAAAAAGTTTTTCAGGCCGGACAGCGAGTTCAGTCTCTATTCTGCGCGCGTTctggcccgaacccgtaaatccgccggaaaagttcagttccggtgggatttacgggctctgttagagatgctctaagatgaACAATATctcaaccggtgtatctggaacctttccgtccacccctcGTGAAAAAAGAACAATTCATGTCGAATCGGTAGGAGGtcgaccagatttgaactacatgtACATGATATAATGCACAATATTTTTTGTAAAAATAATTTTTaggttcacaacatgctatttcatcagagatccagtaCAAATTTAGCGAGCCTCAGCTCCGGGCAAAGGGTTTTCATGCCCGccattttgaatatagtttgaaacgggcataacaAATTGAAAAACGATCGaaacaatgtgaaaccttcgcgtggtgtcatagttgcaaggaaaaataTTAAAGTTAGAAAATTGCAAACATTAcaaaaaaatccttcacaaaatgagctatcacgtgcgaggtttcatgacatttaggtcaaacgaccaataTTATGGCTAGAAACGtcgcatagtttgtgataatgtgcccatattgtgcacacatgtgtATTTTGGGATGTCTTGCGATGTTGCAGGAGGAAATTTTCattttcatcgcacgaaaaaagCCATTTTCTatttttgaggtgccaaaaacggGGTGTTTTATGAAGCAACCActaaattaaagtttcacattggtagcaacacatttttcaaaaaatactagaccaccaAAGATGGACAATCTctcaaccggtgtatctggaacctttccatccacccctcatgaaaaagacaaattcctgccgaatcggtaggaggccgaccagatttgaactacatgtacatgatataatgctcaagattttttgtaaaaatcatttttaggttcacaacatgctatttcatcagagatccatTGCAAGTTTAGCAATCCTCAGCCCcgggcaaaggatcttcatgcccgccattttgaatatagtttgaaacatgCATAATAAATtcaaaaacgatccaaacaatgtgaaaccttcgTGTGGTGTCATATTACGTGTCATAGTTGCAACGAAAAATATTAAATTTAGAAAATTACAAACATTATAAAAATaatccttcacaaaatgagctatcacgttcgacgtttcatgacatttaggtcaaacgaccaatgctatggatagaatcgcggcatagtttgtgataatgtgctcATATTGTGTACGCATGTGCATCTTGGAATGTATtacgatgttgcaggaggaagttttatttttcatcgcacgaaaaacTATTTTCCATTTTTGAAGTGCCAAAAATGGGGTGTTttatgaagcaaccaccaaattaaagtttcacattggtaccaacatatttttcaaaaataatagACCAGCTAAGATGGATAATTTAtcaaccggtgtatctggaacatttccgtccacccctcatgaaaaagacatTCCTGacgaatcggtaggaggccggccagatttgaactataggtacatgatataatgctcaaggtttttttgtaaaaatcatttttatGTTCATAAGGTGCTATTTCATCATAGATCCAGTGCAAGTTTAGCGAGCCTCGGCCCCGGGCAAAGGATCTTTATGCCCTCCgctttgaatatagtttgaaacgggcataacaaattcaaaaaggaTCTAAACAATGTGAAACCTTCACGTGGtatcatattatgtgtcatagttgcaatgaaaaatattaaagttggaaaattgcaaacatcacaaaaaatccttcacaaaatAAGTTATCACATTCGAGGTTTCATAACATTaaggtcaaacgaccaatgttatggatagaatcgcGGTATAGTTTGTGATATTGTGCCCATattatgcacacatgtgcatcttgggatgtcttacaatgctgcaggaggaagttttcattttcatcgcacgaaaaagcattttctatttttgaggtgccaaaaacggAGTATTTTGTGAAGCAgccaccaaattaaagtttcacattggtaggAACACACTTTTCAAAATACGAGACCACCTAAGATGTACAATTTCccaaccggtgtatctggaaACTTTTCGTCCACCCCTGATGAAAAAGAtaaattcctgccgaatcggtaggaggccggcTAGATTTGAACTACAGTTACATGATCTAATGCTCATAAATTTATGTAAATTTTTTTTAGGTTCAAAATATGATATAgatgtcatatttggattcctctcattttcctgatcgatttagacatattatttgtcaaaTTATAATTTacggatttaaagatattaattattccatattaaatagaaaagtaaaaaaataaaatcattttattatCCATTTGAATTCAAGATTAATATACTTATTCATTGTAGTTTATCTAGGTAATTGtttgaaattcaaaaaataaaggaTGTGCACATCAAGAAATaagggttaataggattgatatggtagtattattAACAATGTGTCATTTCTTTCATAGAAGCTAGTATTGAAGGAGcagagaagttaagcgtgcttgggtggagtagtttgaggatgggtgactcactgggaagtttgaccacaagctgaatttgacctaatattaactgtagttagagttaaaatggtccatgtgagagattaaaaaattgaaacaaaattaAAACAAATTAGAGCTAGAATTGCCAAACAGCCGTTAtttctatgccgacggccagTCTGTGCCGAGGCGTtattgtgccgacggccgccgacaGCAAGGCAAGCTGTGCTGACGATCGTCGGCACCTTGACTGGTTCCCGTAGTGTTTCACATATTTAGGGCCATAGCTGGCCATGGAAAGCCAGGCATGGATTTTCCGGGCTTGGGCCAGCCCGAGCATGTCTGTGACCGGGCCTGGGCCGAAGTTTTAGGCCCGATGAACGGGCCGGGCCAAGCCTGGGCCTGAAAATTGTGTGAAATAGGGAAGCATCCCGGCCCGAGGCCCGACGGGCTTTTGTGGGTTTGGGCCTGAAAGTTAGGCCCGATGGTTGGGCCGGACCTGGGCCTGGGTTTTTTTACGTCGGGCTTTGTTAGGGTCGGTTGATAGTGAGACGGGGTTGTCATCTATTGTCTCTTTTCTTTCATATGGGGATAGTTCCATTCTAGTGAACTCAGTCGTGTCATCGTTAACAACTTATGTCATATGGTTTACCTCTTGTAAACAGATTGCAGCTCTTTTTGTAGCTGATGTTCCACATAATGTGTAAATTGCTAAAGCAAATATTGGTCAGTAATTAAGCCGAAAGTACTTCGCGTAGAATTTTAGTTAGTAGTCAAGTAGAAGAAGGCATTTACTTGCTTTCATATCAAGTGTAAAAATCCCCTCAAAACTTGTTGAGATGTTTCGAAAGGATTCATCTTGTATTGATGCATATAGTTGGCTAATTTTACTCTTTTTTAGTGATGCAGTACTTCGTATCAACATTCCTGTATACAAATCAACCATCTCTGGGATTTTAAAATGGAAGAATGTGCCCGGTATCGATATTGTTCATGCTAAGATTAGTATCCATTTATTTTATAATTTAGTTTTAAAAACAAATGTTATCAAAATTATACACAAACATTATTTTAAACCACCTGAACATTTTTATATAGGTGAAACATTATACGATACTGTGAACATTTTTAAATACCAACctttttttttctaaaacatgTAGTTCTTTCAAAACATGATTTGTGTTTAGAACATGAACAATATAAATCACGAATTTTTTTACACAGCATGAAAAAATTGGTGCATAAGAAatacaaaagaaaaataaaatgaaaacataaaaataaaaaataaagaaaactaaaCAAAATAGGAGGAACAGAAAAAAAAATGGTGTCTCAGCTGGTCCGATCCATTGGCTCATGTTTGCCCTTTTTAGGAGGCCCTATTTGCCATTTGACAGATTTCTTATAGGGGCGCCCCTATTCATCGCTCCGATGCGGGAGGGGATAGCTCCCTCGCGTAGCGCCTGCATCCCTTTTGGGGCCAGCCTAGGAACGGGTACTGCTGCACTTTTTTGTTTTCCTTATTATTTTTTCTTTGAAAAGTATCTAGATTTGTATTCTTTTCAGATTTTAAAAAACCTCATATTTGAAAAAAGTTCAGATCTAAAATATGTTTAGATTTTAAAAAAATTTCAGAAATAAATTTTGCTTGACTTTGAAatttgtttgaatttgaaatttgctCGGATTTAAAATTTGCTCGATTTTAAAATTTGCTCGACTTTAAATTTGCTTGAATTTGAAATCtgctcaaatttgaaatcaaaaaaagaaaagaaagaaaaacgaaaaaaatgcagaaaaacaaaaaaccaaCAGAATCAGTGAAAACCGAACAAAAAAACTGAACCGAAATGTTCAAGAAAGATTGTAAAACCGGAGAAACCCAGAACATATTTACATGGACCGTGGCCTAACTTGGTTTCCCACGCGTGCGCGTTAATACCCCGCTTCTGGGCGATGTATAGGAATTTCCCCAtggtgggcggtggcggcatctcTCAATTTAATGGGCCGGGCTGAAGCTCATATCATATGCGGTACAAATGTAGAATGCAGCGCAGATCTCTTCGCTCCGTCGAATCCATTCTACAGAGAAACCAAACAAAAGAGCAATGGCGGGTGGCGGCGGAAAGAATAGCGGcctcctgaagatggagattttttttttgcgggtatcctgaagatggagattgaaTGGGATGCGAAGGGAAAGGGTGGTAAATCCGCAAAAGCGAGGAGAAAAAGTCGGAACTCGGATGATCCAGAAGAGCGCCGAGAGAAAGTCAGAGACCCAGTCGACCACGGTGACGCTTTGGGCAAAGATCTACTCTCTTATCCATCTTATCTCCAAGAACATGAAGCTAAAAGCCAAGTCAAGGACTGAGATCCACACCATCGTGGCAAACAGGGTTGTGAAGGGGATCCAGCTTAGGACCGATTGACAAGGGCGAATCAGTAGCGGAGACTCTGGCTCCGAGGAACTTCGATTTCCTACTGAAGTTTTTGTTGGATACGGAGAAGGAGTTTCACACCGATTTTGGTTCAGATGGTAAAACGTGGCGCCTACTCCTTGGAATACCTATCGGTCGTTGAGTTCTTCCCGAGATCCTTATAATAACAAGAACAAGGTTCTCCTTGGACAATCTAAAGGGAGCCAAGGGGAGGGATAAGACGTCGCCAAGGATTTCCACTTCTGAATTGGAGACTCAGGAAGCAAAGGATATGGGAGGTGAAGCCAGGGGGAGGGATGAGGTGGGGATGGGAGACGAGCAGTTCTTTGATATCTACTGCCGTGTGCTTAAATCGAATTGGTCCAGATTGTTCAGCAGTTCCAGCACAACAGATAACAGTGAGTAAACATGCATTCATGCTACTTCTCTCCCCAAGCAAACTATTTCCTAAATCTTCATCATCCATGGCTGCAGCCTCATTGAGTCCTATGCACTTCACACACAGCACAACGGGATGCACCCGATATGCTGCTTTCGCCGGCAGTACCCTGCAGATGTACTCCATCAAAGTCACAGAAATAAAAGATGCTCTTGGGTTGCAGTGGCCACTGCATGTGTACGGCATGGTTGCCGCCCGAGATACTGTGGATGACAATCGCAATACTATATTCCTCCGTCAAAGGGGCAGCTGCCAAATACTCACTAAAGAGGTTATATTCAATATATTCTCCTCAAAAATTTCGCACATATTCGTTGTGCTTCATTTGGCTTGGCTTGAATTGTTGTTGTTTTGTTGATTCTATTTATTGGATAATGCAGGATTCTTGTTTGCACTTGACTGGTCCTTCTCGTGCAATTGTGGCTACAGGCCATGTTGACTTTGATATCGAACTGAAAGTAAGGGGCACAACAAAATCTAAAGATAGAGTTCTAATGAGTAGAACCTTCAAGTACAACAGCATTTACAGTTGTCCACGAACCACTCTGTGTGGTGAGTTTTGCCAAATTGAGTTGCAATTTGAGAAACTAGAAAACACGGTCCAAGCAACTATAGTGGGCGTCCGCGTTACTGTACCGAGGAGGACTTGGCCTTTTAAAAATGGTGGTCTTGTTACTTGTGTTGCCAAGGGATTTTCAAAGCCTGGTGAGCTTGAAGGTAGAGTGGCTAAGCCAGATGTGCCTAAAGATAAGCATGAGCTCTCTAAAGAAGTCGTACTTCAAGATCAAGTGATGGCTAACCACTCagatggttatgttgatctgtcaaggCATGTTGTTTCTGTAGAATTAGGCGGCAAGCTGGAAGTTATCATCACTGAGTGGTCACAATCTCACGCTTTCATTAAACACAAAGTTCATGTCTTCTTCGAAGCCCAAAGAAGCAAAATAAGTCGGAAAACATGTTATATTGGCCACTCAACGGTGGAGGTTACTGTTGCTTGGTCCTTGCTTCTTCAAGATGAAGGTGAAGCCAAGAGGTGGGATGAGGCGTCGCCAAGGATTTCCATTTCTAAATTGGAGACTGAGGAAGCTAAGGAGATGGGCAGTGAAGCCAAGGGCATGGTTCGGTCTGAGCTCTACTCCTTTCTCGATCTTATCTCCAAGAACGTCATGAAGCTAAAAGCCGAGTCGAAGCTGAGGATTAACTCCTATAGCAGGAATGAGATCCAGATCCACGTGGATgacatgcaccgctaggtgacgagTTTGCTGCAGATGATTGAGAATCAGGCTCCAAGGAATGTCGATTTCCAACTGAAGTCAATCTTGAAAAGCTTGAAGCAGATTCACGCCATGTTGTTGAATGAGGTGTCGCCGACGATTTCGACTTCTGGGTTGGAGATTGAGGAAGCCATGGGGATGGAAGGGGAAGCCAAGGGGAGGGATGAGGTATTGCCCACTTCCGCTAAGACAAAATTGGAGTTGTTGGGAAGGGAAGCCAATATGCACAAGGTACTGACTGAGGAGGAGTCCTTTGATCGGTACCGACGTGGCTGGGTATCAAATTGGTCCGCATTGCATGGTACCTTCACAGAGATGACGACATTGAGTTCTATGCACTTCACACACAGTACACCAGGAGACACTCCATTTGCTGCTTTCGTCTCCAGCACTCTACAGATCTACTCCATCAAAGTCGCTGAAATAAAAGACGCTCTTGAGTTGCAGTGGCCACTGCGAGTGTTCGGTGTGGTGGCTGCCAGGGACACTGTGGATCGCAATCGCAACATTCTGTTCTCCCGTCGGAGAGATGACTACCAAGAACTGAACCAACATGATCCTTTTCTACGCTTGACTGGCCCGTCTCGTGCAATTGTGGCCGAGGAACCTGTTCATGTGGAAATCGAGCTGAAAGTGAAGGGCAGAACAAAGTCTGAAGATAGAGTGTTGATGAGTAGAGTCTGGTATTACAGCGATAGGTTATGTACTCTATATACCCCTCTCGCCGGGAAGTTTTGCACACTAGTGTTAAGCTCTGAAGAGCTTGAAAATTCAGTCCAGGCCACTATCGTGGGTATCCGCGTTACTGAAGGGACGCCATGGCCTTTTGAGTATGGAGGCCGAGCTGTTTGCTACTCTCCGCCTCGGAAAGGAATATTGCCTGATTCTAAACACACTACTGCGCCCTCATTTCGTCAAGTTGTgcttgaagatggagcaatggctGTGGGTTCAGATGGTTACCTTGCCCTCTCAAGACAAGTTGTTTCTGTAGAATTACGTGGAAGGCTTGAAGTTCGCATTTATGCCTACTCACAAAGTCGGGATATCGCTGCGCACAGCCGTGTTTCCATCAAGGCTCAAAATTGCAATGTAACTCAGCATAAATGTCGCCTTGGCGACTCTGAGCTGGAGATAACTGTTGCTTGGTCCCGTCTTGTTCAAGACAAGGGGTTTATCTCAAACGAAGTAAGTGTCAAACTTTGATGGTTTCTGGCGTTCAGTCTTTCCACTGAATGGGTTGATGGTTTCTGGCATTCAGTCTTTCCACTGTATGGATCTTACCTTTACAATACTCAGCTCTGTTCTGAAAAGAACACCCATAAGTTTCTTCTAGTCAGATACTGTAAATCAGACTAGTCCGGAAACGTTGGTTTCTCTCACCATCCGACGCCTCATCCTTCTAGCTATCTCTTTCCTTGTTAACCATCCTTTTTTCCGTGATTGTTTAACTATCCTGAAATAACGCGACGAGATCCATGCCTAGATACACAGTTTCATTAGGAATAAACTTGTACTAGATCGTAacaattttgatttttttctataaTATGCAATGAAAGATGTATTAATCAAATAGTACGTACTATAAAAGTGCCAAAAGCAAGTTTTACAACATCGTTTACACAGCTTTTCTCACTGCCACAAAAGGTAGCAGCTCACCAATAAAACAAAGGACTACTCATCTACCATCCACCACTCCGGCATCAGCAGAGGAAAAGTCAAACGCCTCTCGACGAAACAAAGGTGCTCGTCACCGAGTTCAAGTAGCATAAACCGGTGCTAGCCCTATTCAACGAAACAAATGTGCTCATCGCCAAATCTCATACTACAAACGGATTTTCTCTAAAAGAGAACCGACAAAGAAAGTTTATCTATCATACTAGTAGAGTAGTAGAAAAAATAGGGAATGTCCATTTTCCTTTTACTGTGCTAGAGTTAAGTTTAGACTTGCTTTTAATGAATGGAATCTGTCAGTTTCGAATCAAAACATAAAAATCAGGGAGACGAGGCAAGGTAAAGGAGTCCTTCCAGCACTCAACTCCACTCCAGTCGATGTCTGGCCAATGCTCAATTTGACGGGTAGCTAGTATTATTCAGAGCTGGCAGCAACATAATGATTCACAAACAAATATGTGTTCATCGCAATTGTATAAAGACTAGTAATAACAGAATTGTATGAAATGACCATTGCTAGAGATGCCACATAACCATTACTTACTCTACAAAAAAACAACGTTGGCTTTTACAAGGCAAAACTGATGCCAAGAAAATGGAAGTGTGTGTGCTGTTCCTCAGCAAGTCTGCTCGTTACCTTATCTCTTTGACTAAAATGACCTGATGCAGTATACGGCCTAGTCTAACTAGTAATGCCTATTATTTTTCCATTTTGTACAGATGGCATATTCCACACCAAAATTGCTCGTTGCCCTGCTCCTAGCTATACTAATGAATGGGCATCGTCGATCTTTACGCGAGTAATGACTTATCATCAATGTTTCCTCATGACCGAAGAAGTCCATCACCTTCCCAACCAAGGCGCAGCATCTGATCCACTACCTTCAGGCTCAACTGTAACATTACCAACTCTATCAGAAAgaaagttcaaggaaaacaaaacTGTCAAACTTTCATGCAGCTGGCAACACTCTAATTAGGTTAGGTACACGTAAAAATTGGATCACACTAATGCAAAATTTGTACTGATATAGGATACTCACAGCAGGATCAGTGAAGACCATTAGATGCTTATCAGCAGTAGAAACTAGAAGATTTGTGTTCTCTTTGTTTAGAGCAATTGCTGTGATGTCTTGGCCCTTTCCCAACTCCAGCTTATGAAAAACCTAACAAGAAAATGTCTCTGTAAGACTTCCACAAAACGATAAACAGGGTAAATAGATAACTTTTAAAAAAATCTTTCATTTATTTACCTCAAGTTTATGAAGGTCAACAAAGCAGATAGAAGGCACATGAATAGATTGCTCAGTTCCTGTCTGTTCAGACATATAATTCTTGCCACTCGGTTTGTCGGTCTCATGATCCGCTGAATCAATATCATCCTCACACTTGTAGTTGCTAGACGAATGGGTTCCAATTAGGGCAAAATGACCATCCATAGAAATCTCAATGCAACTAACTCGCCCAGTAAAAGGTGATAGAACTGAGGTAGCAATAGGGAGTCCATTGACAGTGAAGCTGGATAATCTTTTTATTGATTCGCTCCAAACCAAAATGATTCCCTGAGAAGATAAAGATACAACATGTGCCTCCGCAACATGAATCTTCCGTATCAGCCGACCTGTCCGCAAAGAATGTAGCAGCACACCTGATCTGTCTGACAAAGATACAACAAGTCCCAAGTCTGAACTTACTGAACAGCTAATTATTTCTCCAAGGTGTCCTCTTAATACGTGCATAGGACCTTCAATTCGACACTTCCTGGTTTCCAAGAGGTTGCTTATGTTACTAGGACTGCTGGGAAGAGGGCTGTGTGGTGTCCTTGGTGTTGACGGTGGAGGTTCTGATTGATTTTTCTTATGTATGGAACCTGCCTGATGAATCCGCCAGAGTATAACTGTGCTATCTCGAGACCCTGTCACAAGGTAATTACTATCAGTGGAAAGTGCAAGGCAGGTCACAGGAGCAATATGCCCAGAAGCACTTTCAACTGTCTTTGCTCCGTCCGGGGAGATCAACTTTACTGAACCATCCGCATGCC
This region of Lolium perenne isolate Kyuss_39 chromosome 2, Kyuss_2.0, whole genome shotgun sequence genomic DNA includes:
- the LOC127330640 gene encoding uncharacterized protein, which produces MIENQAPRNVDFQLKSILKSLKQIHAMLLNEVSPTISTSGLEIEEAMGMEGEAKGRDEVLPTSAKTKLELLGREANMHKVLTEEESFDRYRRGWVSNWSALHGTFTEMTTLSSMHFTHSTPGDTPFAAFVSSTLQIYSIKVAEIKDALELQWPLRVFGVVAARDTVDRNRNILFSRRRDDYQELNQHDPFLRLTGPSRAIVAEEPVHVEIELKVKGRTKSEDRVLMSRVWYYSDRLCTLYTPLAGKFCTLVLSSEELENSVQATIVGIRVTEGTPWPFEYGGRAVCYSPPRKGILPDSKHTTAPSFRQVVLEDGAMAVGSDGYLALSRQVVSVELRGRLEVRIYAYSQSRDIAAHSRVSIKAQNCNVTQHKCRLGDSELEITVAWSRLVQDKGFISNEVSVKL